One genomic segment of Flagellimonas marinaquae includes these proteins:
- the tatA gene encoding twin-arginine translocase TatA/TatE family subunit, whose protein sequence is MIAQTILLGMLGPWQIVLIVAVVVLLFGGRKIPELMRGLGSGIKEFKDATKEDEKLEGGKNESNS, encoded by the coding sequence ATGATTGCTCAAACTATATTACTTGGAATGTTGGGCCCTTGGCAGATTGTCCTGATTGTTGCCGTGGTAGTTTTGCTTTTCGGAGGCAGAAAAATTCCGGAACTTATGAGAGGGCTTGGTAGCGGCATCAAAGAATTTAAGGACGCGACCAAAGAAGACGAGAAACTGGAAGGCGGAAAAAACGAATCTAATTCCTAA
- a CDS encoding M23 family metallopeptidase has protein sequence MAKDKKKRKEIKRKLLHKYRLVILNESTFEEKISFKLNRLNVFVTGTLFIIVLIGLTTLIIAFTPLREYIPGYSSTKLKRQATELTYKTDSLVTVLNYTNKYLDNVRKVLRGDIENNQTNRDSLFEQYKLDPSTVDLTPIREDLLLREEVELEDKYNLFERDVENLGTLFFSPVNGTLTQGFDPKTKHYAVDLVAPRDTPVKAIADGTVLFAEWTTETGYVIIVEHQEGITSVYKHNGSLSKAQGDMVKAGEVIASIGNTGELTTGPHLHFELWRKGKPVDPQNYIDFN, from the coding sequence ATGGCAAAGGACAAAAAGAAAAGAAAGGAGATAAAACGTAAGCTACTGCACAAGTATCGCTTGGTAATTCTTAATGAAAGCACCTTTGAGGAGAAAATTTCGTTTAAACTCAATCGGCTCAATGTTTTTGTTACCGGAACCTTATTTATAATTGTATTGATAGGGCTCACGACATTGATCATTGCCTTTACGCCCCTTCGAGAATATATCCCGGGATACTCCTCAACAAAATTAAAGAGACAGGCTACGGAACTTACCTATAAAACAGATTCTTTGGTCACTGTTCTTAACTATACAAATAAGTACTTGGACAATGTTAGAAAAGTACTGCGCGGCGATATCGAGAATAACCAGACGAATAGGGACTCCCTGTTCGAACAGTACAAATTGGACCCCTCCACAGTAGACCTGACACCCATACGCGAAGATTTGCTTTTGCGTGAAGAAGTGGAATTGGAAGACAAGTACAATCTTTTTGAAAGGGATGTGGAAAACCTTGGAACACTTTTCTTTTCTCCCGTTAACGGTACTTTGACCCAAGGGTTCGACCCAAAAACAAAGCACTATGCTGTGGATTTGGTAGCGCCAAGAGATACACCGGTCAAAGCAATTGCGGACGGCACCGTTCTTTTTGCGGAATGGACCACCGAAACAGGGTATGTGATCATCGTGGAACACCAAGAAGGCATTACATCGGTGTACAAACATAACGGCTCGTTGAGCAAAGCTCAAGGCGATATGGTAAAGGCAGGCGAGGTAATAGCTTCAATAGGAAATACAGGAGAGCTTACTACAGGACCACACCTACACTTTGAACTTTGGAGAAAAGGCAAACCAGTGGACCCACAAAACTATATTGATTTCAATTAG
- a CDS encoding GH3 auxin-responsive promoter family protein: MSLKAFAAKIFANRIAKKTDKWVKQPVKTQQKVFNQLITEAKNTVFGRDHGFDTIKSHQEFTERVPIRDYEELKGYVQQILDGKSDVLWPGKPIYFAKTSGTTSGAKYIPITRPSIKNQVEASRNAILNYIHETGNADFVDGRMIFLQGSPMLEEKNGIKLGRLSGISAHYVPNYLQKNRLPSWETNCIEDWETKVDKIVEETEEESMTVIAGIPSWVQMYFEKLNAKTGKKVGELFKEFQLFIYGGVNYEPYRAKFENLIGRKVDSIELFPASEGFFAYQNSQREKGMLLLLDAGVFYEFVRADEFFDENPRRLTIAEVELGVDYAMVISTNAGLWGYNLGDTIRFISKDPYKIVVSGRIKHFISAFGEHVIAKEVEEALRLAVEQTDALVNEFTVAPQTNPPEGELPYHEWFIEFEREPTDRVKFAGIIEASMKKQNSYYLDLIDGHILQPLKISSVKTNGFQDYMKSIGKLGGQNKVQRLANDRKVADGLQSFKIS, from the coding sequence ATGTCCTTAAAAGCATTTGCAGCTAAAATATTTGCGAATCGAATTGCAAAAAAGACCGATAAATGGGTAAAACAGCCCGTTAAGACCCAACAAAAGGTTTTTAACCAATTGATAACCGAAGCCAAGAACACTGTTTTTGGCAGGGACCATGGCTTTGACACCATTAAATCACATCAAGAATTTACGGAAAGAGTTCCTATTAGGGATTATGAAGAGCTCAAAGGCTATGTTCAGCAAATTCTTGATGGTAAAAGCGATGTGCTCTGGCCCGGGAAACCCATATATTTTGCCAAAACTTCCGGGACAACATCTGGTGCCAAATATATTCCCATCACCAGACCATCAATTAAAAATCAGGTAGAAGCCTCTCGAAATGCCATACTCAATTACATCCACGAAACCGGTAATGCGGATTTTGTGGACGGCAGAATGATTTTTCTTCAGGGCAGCCCCATGTTGGAGGAAAAGAACGGCATAAAATTGGGAAGATTATCGGGCATATCGGCACATTACGTTCCCAATTACCTTCAAAAAAACCGCTTGCCCAGTTGGGAGACCAATTGTATCGAGGATTGGGAAACAAAGGTGGACAAGATTGTAGAGGAAACCGAAGAGGAGAGTATGACCGTTATAGCGGGCATTCCCTCTTGGGTCCAAATGTATTTTGAAAAGCTGAATGCAAAAACGGGCAAAAAAGTAGGGGAGCTTTTTAAAGAATTCCAACTGTTTATTTATGGAGGCGTAAATTATGAACCATACCGTGCAAAATTCGAAAACCTGATCGGCAGAAAAGTGGACAGCATTGAACTGTTCCCCGCTAGCGAAGGTTTTTTTGCCTATCAGAATTCCCAAAGGGAAAAAGGAATGTTGCTGTTGTTGGATGCGGGTGTTTTTTATGAATTTGTAAGGGCCGACGAGTTTTTCGACGAAAACCCAAGACGGTTGACCATTGCCGAGGTTGAGCTGGGTGTGGACTATGCCATGGTAATATCTACCAATGCGGGGCTTTGGGGCTATAACCTTGGGGATACCATTCGGTTTATTTCCAAAGACCCGTATAAAATTGTGGTTTCCGGCCGTATAAAACACTTTATCTCCGCTTTTGGTGAGCATGTAATTGCCAAAGAAGTGGAAGAAGCCCTTCGATTGGCAGTGGAACAGACCGATGCCCTTGTAAACGAATTTACCGTTGCCCCACAGACCAATCCGCCAGAAGGGGAACTCCCGTATCACGAATGGTTCATTGAATTTGAAAGGGAACCAACTGACCGAGTAAAATTTGCCGGAATTATTGAGGCAAGTATGAAAAAGCAGAACAGTTACTATCTCGACTTGATCGATGGACATATCCTTCAACCCTTAAAAATTAGTAGTGTCAAAACAAATGGCTTTCAGGATTACATGAAATCCATTGGTAAACTTGGCGGGCAGAACAAGGTTCAGCGACTTGCGAACGACAGAAAAGTGGCGGACGGATTACAGTCCTTTAAAATTAGTTGA
- a CDS encoding DUF6909 family protein: MMATEVKQTTRAQESTNAIERLYITMRHLLNRGFYKPSGVSGNALRSALLLLRPEIYGTIAEEKAELNGLIYVLERLPEGIEECRFINLTSDEGFAKSHLKPIVPPKRRRNCYRIDDEQMNIEITRGRSDIYDILTHLTFLFIESGKISKRVLVDDGNATIRDWDKLTEFVLSEEKDNEEREVALIHCANILGRTFDEVVDIQNKLKTQKDPDRFLNVMYWLGKLAIEEETTGNKRTITFSPLLRERLGHHIHGEKWANKIKNTLKQNNLIHRPLHIISANMHSVMNSLFAKKALAEEFPDNDSLDIYVALGSEKHKSLNQKVKELAQSNGMIFLDDESGANIDVQIFDTAKFGGESCCYNLPEGISEDEKPVIFVMDYAFGEQAYETIDELLKPLEEDGEKIFLNVDSVSIMGKAGILEGGKGDLMIPSAHIFEGTADNYPFNNELCASDFKGHGLKVMEGTMVTVLGTSLQNRDILQFFHESTWNVIGLEMEGVHYQKAIQSASQIRKSINKEVKVRYAYYASDNPLETGSTLASGGLGTTGVKPTYLITDRILKQIFNT; encoded by the coding sequence ATGATGGCAACAGAAGTAAAACAGACTACCAGGGCACAGGAATCTACCAATGCGATCGAACGCTTGTACATTACCATGCGCCATTTGCTCAATCGCGGTTTTTATAAACCATCGGGCGTTTCGGGAAACGCCCTCCGCAGTGCACTTTTGCTGCTCAGGCCCGAAATATATGGTACAATTGCCGAGGAAAAGGCAGAGCTCAACGGATTGATCTATGTATTGGAACGTCTTCCAGAAGGCATTGAGGAATGTCGATTTATTAACCTTACCTCGGATGAAGGCTTCGCCAAATCGCATTTAAAACCTATTGTTCCCCCAAAAAGAAGACGAAACTGTTACCGCATTGACGACGAACAGATGAACATAGAAATAACCCGGGGACGTAGTGATATTTACGATATTTTGACCCACCTTACCTTCTTGTTCATTGAGTCCGGAAAAATTTCCAAAAGAGTTTTGGTGGACGATGGGAATGCAACCATTAGAGATTGGGACAAACTTACCGAGTTTGTACTGAGCGAGGAAAAAGATAATGAAGAAAGAGAAGTGGCCCTGATACATTGTGCCAATATCTTGGGCAGAACCTTTGATGAGGTAGTTGATATTCAGAACAAGCTAAAAACCCAGAAAGATCCAGACCGTTTTTTAAATGTGATGTACTGGTTGGGCAAATTGGCCATTGAGGAAGAAACAACTGGCAATAAAAGAACCATTACATTTAGTCCGTTGTTGCGCGAACGGTTAGGGCACCACATTCATGGGGAAAAGTGGGCCAACAAAATAAAGAACACCTTAAAGCAGAACAATTTAATACATAGGCCATTGCATATCATCAGTGCCAATATGCACAGTGTAATGAATTCCCTTTTTGCCAAAAAGGCATTGGCCGAAGAATTTCCGGACAACGATTCCCTGGACATTTATGTAGCATTGGGTTCCGAAAAACACAAATCGCTGAACCAAAAAGTAAAGGAACTGGCACAGAGCAATGGGATGATTTTCTTGGACGATGAATCCGGGGCCAATATCGATGTCCAAATATTTGATACTGCAAAGTTTGGTGGGGAAAGCTGCTGTTACAATTTGCCGGAGGGTATCTCCGAGGACGAAAAACCGGTTATATTCGTAATGGATTATGCCTTTGGGGAACAAGCATACGAAACCATAGATGAACTGTTGAAGCCCTTGGAAGAGGATGGTGAAAAGATTTTTTTGAATGTGGATTCTGTCTCCATTATGGGCAAGGCCGGAATTCTGGAAGGAGGCAAAGGAGATTTAATGATTCCATCCGCCCATATTTTCGAAGGAACTGCGGACAATTACCCCTTTAACAACGAACTCTGCGCCTCTGATTTTAAGGGACATGGATTAAAAGTAATGGAAGGAACCATGGTCACAGTGTTGGGAACCTCGCTTCAGAACAGGGACATACTCCAGTTTTTCCACGAGTCCACTTGGAACGTGATCGGATTGGAAATGGAGGGTGTACATTATCAAAAAGCTATACAATCGGCTTCTCAAATACGAAAAAGCATAAACAAAGAAGTTAAGGTGCGCTATGCCTATTACGCATCGGACAACCCCTTGGAAACTGGGAGTACCTTGGCTTCTGGCGGACTGGGCACTACAGGCGTTAAACCCACTTACTTGATTACGGACAGAATTCTTAAACAAATATTCAATACATAA
- the rfbD gene encoding dTDP-4-dehydrorhamnose reductase, producing MSKILVTGSKGQLGLSLMHAAQGFPNLDFDFKASNELDIANKEDLTKVIHQSTYSYCINCAAYTHVEQAEKHPDLAFKINAEGAKNIAELCNDHNVTLIHISTDYVFDGEKEGPYLVGDRPNPINVYGASKLKGEQFIQIIIPNHFIVRTSWLYNKKHGHNFYRTILNKAKAGEELRITDAQKGCPTNSDALANYILNEIVCGERPFGTYHYTDGEPTTWYGFAQQILKENGLEETANLILDRNYRTLARRPRNSVLAAT from the coding sequence ATGTCTAAAATCTTGGTTACGGGCTCCAAAGGACAATTAGGGCTTTCCTTGATGCATGCGGCACAAGGTTTTCCAAACCTGGATTTCGATTTTAAAGCCTCTAATGAACTTGATATTGCCAACAAGGAAGATCTGACCAAGGTAATTCACCAAAGCACGTATAGCTATTGTATCAACTGTGCGGCATACACCCATGTAGAACAGGCCGAAAAACATCCTGATTTGGCATTTAAGATTAATGCCGAGGGAGCAAAAAATATAGCAGAGCTTTGTAATGACCATAACGTTACATTGATACATATTTCCACAGACTATGTTTTTGATGGAGAAAAGGAAGGCCCTTATCTGGTAGGCGATAGGCCCAACCCGATCAATGTTTATGGAGCATCCAAATTAAAAGGAGAGCAGTTTATTCAAATAATAATACCCAACCATTTTATTGTTCGGACATCCTGGTTGTACAATAAAAAACATGGACATAACTTTTACCGTACCATTTTGAACAAGGCAAAGGCGGGAGAGGAATTGCGAATTACAGATGCTCAGAAAGGATGCCCGACCAATTCGGATGCCCTGGCCAACTATATTTTAAATGAAATTGTTTGTGGAGAAAGGCCATTTGGAACCTATCACTATACCGATGGGGAGCCTACAACTTGGTATGGTTTTGCACAACAAATACTCAAGGAAAACGGTTTGGAGGAAACCGCCAACCTTATTTTGGACAGGAATTATCGTACCTTAGCAAGGAGACCTAGGAATAGTGTACTCGCTGCTACATAA
- the rfbB gene encoding dTDP-glucose 4,6-dehydratase — MEHNISKNILITGGAGFIGSHVVRRFVSEYENYQVFNLDALTYAGNLENLKDIEDADNYTFIKGDITDTDFVNKLFSKHHFDGVIHLAAESHVDRSITDPLSFVRTNVFGTVNLLNASLGLFRNNPGFVFYHISTDEVYGSLGSHGFFKESTAYAPNSPYSASKASSDHFVRAYGETYGLPFVISNCSNNYGPNQFPEKLVPLFINNIIQKKPLPVYGDGNYTRDWLFVKDHAQAIDLVFHQGKKGETYNIGGFNEWKNIELTQLLCRLMDKKLDRQAGTSAKLISFVKDRPGHDLRYAIDASKINKELGWEPSVTFEEGLELTIEWYFDNKEWLDHVTSGDYLEYYKKQYQA; from the coding sequence ATGGAGCACAATATTTCCAAAAACATTCTTATTACCGGCGGTGCCGGGTTTATAGGCTCACATGTGGTTAGGCGATTCGTTTCCGAATACGAAAACTATCAAGTTTTCAATTTGGATGCCCTGACCTATGCAGGAAATTTGGAAAACCTTAAAGATATTGAAGACGCGGACAATTATACCTTCATCAAAGGAGATATTACCGATACGGACTTTGTAAACAAGCTTTTTTCCAAACATCATTTTGATGGTGTGATCCATTTGGCGGCAGAGTCCCATGTAGATCGTTCGATCACAGACCCGTTGTCGTTTGTAAGGACCAATGTTTTTGGAACCGTTAATTTGCTGAATGCATCCTTGGGGTTGTTCCGGAATAATCCAGGGTTTGTGTTTTATCATATCAGCACCGATGAGGTCTATGGTAGTTTGGGAAGTCATGGTTTTTTCAAGGAATCTACAGCATATGCTCCCAATTCCCCTTATTCGGCCTCTAAAGCAAGTTCGGACCATTTTGTAAGGGCATATGGGGAAACGTATGGCCTTCCTTTTGTAATTTCCAATTGTTCCAACAACTATGGGCCAAACCAATTTCCAGAAAAGTTGGTTCCTCTCTTCATCAACAATATCATTCAAAAAAAACCATTGCCCGTTTATGGTGATGGCAACTATACTCGGGATTGGCTTTTTGTAAAAGATCACGCCCAGGCCATAGACTTGGTGTTCCATCAAGGAAAAAAGGGGGAAACATACAATATTGGCGGCTTTAATGAGTGGAAGAATATTGAACTGACCCAATTATTGTGCAGATTAATGGATAAAAAATTGGACAGGCAGGCAGGCACTTCGGCAAAGCTCATAAGCTTTGTAAAGGATCGTCCAGGACACGACCTAAGATATGCCATCGATGCCTCGAAAATTAATAAAGAATTAGGGTGGGAACCATCGGTAACATTTGAAGAAGGTTTGGAGCTAACAATAGAGTGGTATTTTGATAATAAGGAATGGCTAGACCATGTTACTTCGGGAGACTACTTGGAATATTATAAAAAGCAATATCAAGCATAA
- the rfbA gene encoding glucose-1-phosphate thymidylyltransferase RfbA has product MKGIVLAGGTGSRLHPLTLSVSKQLMPIYDKPMIYYPLSTLMYAGIEEILIISTPKDLPLFKELLGNGHKYGCSFFYAAQDSPNGLAEAFIIGEEFIGDDKVALILGDNIFYGAGLSKLLQSNNNPEGGIVYAYRVNDPQRYGVVEFDENGKAISIEEKPKQPKSNYVVPGIYFYDNEVVDIAKNIEPSKRGELEITDVNRAYLERGKLSVSILDRGTAWLDTGTFQALMQASQFIEVIEERQGFVVGSIEVAAFEMGYINADQFKELAKPLIKSGYGERLLGILKKEG; this is encoded by the coding sequence ATGAAGGGAATCGTATTGGCAGGAGGAACAGGCAGTAGATTGCACCCACTTACCTTATCGGTGAGCAAACAGTTGATGCCCATTTACGATAAGCCGATGATCTATTACCCCTTGTCTACCCTTATGTATGCAGGAATAGAGGAAATATTGATTATTTCCACACCCAAAGACCTTCCACTTTTTAAAGAATTGTTGGGCAATGGCCACAAATATGGTTGCTCATTTTTCTATGCGGCCCAAGATTCACCCAACGGGCTGGCGGAAGCATTTATTATTGGGGAAGAGTTTATAGGGGATGATAAGGTGGCACTTATTTTGGGCGATAATATTTTTTATGGAGCGGGATTGTCCAAGTTATTGCAGAGCAACAATAATCCCGAGGGCGGCATTGTTTATGCCTATCGCGTAAACGACCCACAAAGATATGGGGTTGTGGAGTTCGATGAGAATGGCAAGGCAATTAGTATCGAAGAAAAGCCCAAGCAACCCAAATCCAACTACGTAGTACCGGGCATTTATTTTTATGACAACGAAGTCGTGGACATTGCCAAAAACATTGAGCCCAGCAAAAGGGGCGAATTGGAAATCACTGATGTAAACAGGGCGTATCTAGAAAGAGGAAAACTGAGCGTAAGTATTTTGGACAGGGGCACTGCCTGGTTGGATACAGGAACCTTTCAGGCCCTAATGCAGGCTTCCCAGTTTATAGAAGTAATCGAGGAACGCCAAGGATTTGTGGTTGGATCTATAGAAGTGGCAGCATTTGAAATGGGATATATAAATGCAGATCAGTTTAAAGAATTGGCCAAGCCCTTAATAAAGAGCGGCTACGGTGAACGTTTATTGGGTATTTTGAAGAAAGAGGGATGA
- the rfbC gene encoding dTDP-4-dehydrorhamnose 3,5-epimerase — protein MKATETKLKGCFVIEPTIFKDDRGYFFESFNHREFCKAIGQEVNFVQDNQSYSKKGVLRGLHFQKGEHAQAKLVSVLDGKIQDVVVDLRKNSPTFGEHLSIELDNEDKRQLFVPRGFAHGFLTLSEFARVLYKCDNYYNKSAEGGIVYRDIDLGIEWKIDSKNLLLSDKDLKSPTLKNYLETGQSYQNYLKG, from the coding sequence ATAAAGGCGACGGAGACCAAGTTAAAAGGATGTTTTGTAATCGAACCTACAATCTTTAAGGATGACCGAGGTTATTTTTTCGAGAGTTTTAATCATAGAGAATTTTGTAAAGCCATTGGGCAAGAGGTGAATTTTGTACAAGATAATCAGTCCTATTCCAAAAAGGGAGTGTTAAGAGGACTGCATTTTCAAAAAGGCGAACATGCCCAGGCCAAGTTGGTTTCCGTATTGGATGGAAAAATTCAGGATGTAGTGGTCGATTTACGTAAAAATTCCCCTACTTTTGGCGAGCATTTATCCATTGAACTGGACAATGAGGATAAAAGACAACTGTTTGTACCAAGAGGATTTGCACATGGTTTTTTAACTTTGAGCGAATTCGCAAGAGTTTTATATAAATGTGATAATTATTATAATAAAAGTGCAGAGGGAGGTATAGTCTATCGGGATATCGATTTAGGCATAGAATGGAAAATCGATTCTAAGAACTTGTTACTTTCTGATAAAGACCTAAAGTCGCCCACCTTGAAAAATTATTTAGAAACCGGACAGTCCTATCAAAACTATTTAAAGGGGTAG
- the wecB gene encoding non-hydrolyzing UDP-N-acetylglucosamine 2-epimerase, producing MKKKNLIVFGTRPEAIKMAPLVKQFEKYTDEFETKVCITAQHREMLDQVLSFFEIIPDYDLNLMKPNQNLYGLTADIILNLKEVLEEFEPDYVYVHGDTTTTMATSIAAFYSGSGVCHVEAGLRTFNKKSPFPEEMNRCVTGVVSDIHFAPTETSKENLLKENKPSDSVVVTGNTVIDALQISVAKVSSNTYEDEEISKVSQILKPNKKLILVTGHRRENHGDGFLSICEALKEISQKYDDVQIVYPVHLNPKVQEPVYKILGGVPNIELIAPLSYPSFVWLMNQSYMIITDSGGVQEEAPSLGKPVLVMRDTTERPEAVEAGTVLLVGTNKELIVSEASKLLEDKHAYDKMTKLHNPYGDGKACKRIVEHIRTQK from the coding sequence TTGAAGAAAAAGAACCTTATTGTTTTTGGAACTCGTCCAGAGGCCATCAAAATGGCCCCTCTGGTAAAGCAATTTGAGAAGTATACGGATGAATTTGAGACCAAAGTTTGCATAACAGCCCAGCATAGGGAAATGTTAGACCAGGTGCTTTCCTTTTTTGAGATAATTCCGGATTACGACCTTAATCTAATGAAACCCAATCAAAACCTTTATGGTTTAACGGCAGACATTATCTTGAATCTAAAAGAAGTTCTTGAAGAATTTGAGCCGGATTATGTGTATGTCCATGGCGATACAACAACTACAATGGCCACAAGTATTGCAGCCTTTTATTCTGGATCAGGTGTTTGCCATGTTGAAGCTGGTTTGAGAACCTTCAACAAAAAATCTCCTTTCCCTGAAGAAATGAATAGATGCGTTACGGGAGTAGTCAGTGATATTCATTTTGCGCCAACGGAAACATCTAAAGAAAATCTTTTAAAAGAAAACAAGCCTTCAGATTCGGTTGTAGTAACAGGCAATACCGTAATCGATGCATTACAGATTAGCGTTGCAAAGGTAAGCTCCAATACATATGAAGACGAGGAAATCAGCAAGGTGTCCCAAATTTTGAAGCCGAATAAAAAACTTATTTTGGTAACGGGTCACCGTAGGGAAAATCATGGGGATGGGTTTTTGAGTATTTGTGAAGCTTTAAAGGAAATTTCCCAAAAATATGATGATGTTCAAATAGTTTATCCGGTACACTTAAATCCTAAAGTTCAAGAGCCGGTATACAAAATACTTGGTGGTGTTCCAAATATAGAATTGATAGCTCCTTTATCTTACCCGTCCTTTGTGTGGCTTATGAATCAATCTTATATGATAATAACCGACAGTGGAGGTGTACAGGAAGAGGCGCCAAGTTTGGGCAAGCCTGTACTAGTAATGAGAGATACAACCGAAAGGCCAGAAGCAGTTGAAGCGGGTACGGTTCTTTTGGTCGGTACAAACAAAGAATTGATTGTATCCGAAGCTTCAAAACTTTTAGAAGATAAACACGCATACGATAAAATGACAAAATTGCATAATCCTTATGGTGATGGAAAAGCTTGTAAAAGAATTGTGGAACATATAAGAACACAAAAATGA
- the wecC gene encoding UDP-N-acetyl-D-mannosamine dehydrogenase has translation MIDPSVVMVGLGYIGLPTAALVAQNKTKVFGVDINPEVVETINAGKIHIVEPELDVAVSNAVASGYLKAGTVPVAADTFIIVVPTPFKGKNEPDISFVQAATKAVLPLLKEGDLYIIESTSPVGTTEKMRDYIYQERPELEEKIFIAYCPERVLPGNVMYELVNNDRVIGGIDEESTEKATEFYSKYVKGNLHKTNARTAEMCKLVENSSRDVQIAFANELSLISDKADINVWELIALANKHPRVNILQPGCGVGGHCIAVDPYFIVSDYPMESQIIGKAREINNYKSFWCAEKIKNAKLDFQLKNGRKPKIALMGLAFKPNIDDLRESPAKYIAQKVLQDANDEEYFIVEPNINEHKVFKLTGYKQAIEKADIIAFLVAHDEFKNLKINEDKVVLDFCGVNR, from the coding sequence ATGATAGACCCATCAGTGGTAATGGTAGGATTGGGCTATATAGGCCTTCCTACGGCTGCATTGGTAGCACAGAACAAAACAAAGGTATTTGGTGTGGACATCAACCCGGAAGTGGTTGAAACCATAAATGCCGGTAAAATTCATATTGTAGAACCAGAGTTGGATGTAGCGGTTTCCAATGCGGTTGCTTCTGGTTATTTGAAAGCTGGGACAGTGCCTGTTGCCGCCGATACTTTTATAATTGTAGTGCCAACTCCATTCAAAGGAAAGAATGAACCGGACATATCCTTTGTTCAGGCCGCTACAAAGGCCGTCTTACCTTTGTTAAAAGAGGGAGATTTGTATATCATTGAGTCAACGTCGCCGGTTGGGACTACGGAAAAAATGCGTGATTACATATACCAAGAAAGGCCAGAGCTTGAAGAGAAAATTTTCATTGCGTATTGTCCCGAAAGAGTATTACCAGGCAATGTTATGTATGAATTGGTTAACAATGACAGAGTAATAGGGGGAATCGATGAAGAATCCACCGAGAAGGCAACTGAATTCTATTCGAAGTATGTGAAGGGTAATTTGCACAAGACCAACGCTCGTACTGCTGAGATGTGCAAACTAGTGGAAAACTCTTCAAGGGATGTGCAAATTGCTTTTGCCAATGAATTGTCCCTGATAAGTGACAAAGCCGATATTAATGTTTGGGAGTTGATAGCGCTTGCCAATAAACACCCTAGAGTAAATATTCTGCAACCCGGTTGTGGTGTTGGGGGTCATTGTATAGCGGTGGACCCTTACTTTATTGTTTCAGACTATCCTATGGAATCCCAAATCATCGGTAAAGCAAGAGAAATTAACAATTACAAATCATTTTGGTGTGCAGAAAAAATCAAGAATGCGAAGCTTGATTTTCAATTAAAAAATGGTCGAAAACCTAAGATTGCTTTGATGGGTTTGGCCTTTAAACCTAATATTGACGATTTAAGAGAATCCCCTGCAAAATATATCGCACAAAAGGTTTTACAGGACGCTAATGATGAAGAGTATTTTATTGTGGAGCCCAATATTAACGAACACAAAGTTTTTAAACTCACAGGGTATAAGCAAGCTATAGAAAAAGCGGATATCATAGCTTTTTTGGTGGCGCATGATGAGTTTAAAAACCTAAAAATCAATGAAGATAAAGTGGTGTTAGATTTTTGCGGGGTTAACCGTTAA
- a CDS encoding acyltransferase, which produces MKNTFFSHETAVIDFGCTIGNDTKIWHFSHIMPNCVIGERCNIGQNVVISPKVILGRNVKIQNNVSVYTGVVCEDDVFLGPSMVFTNVINPRSAINRRGEYARTVVRKGASIGANATIICGNDIGKYAFIGAGAVVTKSVPDYALLVGNPAKQIGWVGEYGHRLKFDNNGKAICPESGQEYQLDNEKVIRIK; this is translated from the coding sequence ATGAAAAATACCTTTTTTTCTCATGAGACGGCAGTGATTGATTTTGGCTGTACTATAGGAAACGACACAAAAATTTGGCATTTCTCTCATATAATGCCCAATTGTGTTATTGGAGAAAGATGTAATATAGGCCAGAATGTTGTTATTTCTCCTAAGGTCATATTAGGAAGAAATGTAAAGATACAGAATAATGTTTCAGTCTATACAGGAGTTGTATGTGAAGATGATGTGTTCTTGGGTCCCTCCATGGTATTTACAAATGTTATCAATCCGCGTAGTGCCATCAACCGTAGGGGGGAATATGCAAGAACTGTGGTTCGGAAAGGGGCGTCAATAGGAGCTAATGCAACAATAATCTGCGGGAACGATATTGGGAAATATGCTTTTATTGGAGCAGGAGCAGTAGTAACCAAAAGTGTACCTGATTATGCGCTGTTGGTAGGTAATCCTGCGAAACAAATTGGCTGGGTGGGAGAATACGGGCACAGATTAAAATTTGATAATAACGGAAAAGCAATATGTCCAGAGAGTGGTCAAGAATACCAGTTGGATAATGAGAAAGTAATACGTATTAAATAA